In Papaver somniferum cultivar HN1 chromosome 9, ASM357369v1, whole genome shotgun sequence, the genomic stretch AATAAGTTGGCAGGTCCACATGACCATCGATGCTGTTGATAACGAAGGGCCTTGTAAGTGCTAGGCAGTTCACATTTCACCTGGAAGTTAGGGAAGATTAGTAGGAGATTGTCAATAAAAATGGGATTAGCTATGTTCGTTTTGCAGGAATAGAGTATAAAACCTTGATATCAGAGATATAGACAAATTTCCAGCCCTGGAGACTTGCCCGGAGGGACAGATCCAAGTCCTCTGTAGTTGTGCGTGCATTCCATCCTCCTGCTTCGTTAATAGCTGCAAGTCTCCATACACCCGCGGTGCCATTGAAACTGAAGAAGGCATATGCGTAAGACCCAACTTCTTGTTCCACCTTAAAATGGAAGTTCAAAGACAGTTCCTGAATTCTTGTCATTATACACTCATGTGAATTAGCTGCAAAACCAAATCAATCCTTTCATTGTCCGTCCATTGATTTTCATCACCTAACAAACTCAGTGTTCATATTTTATAAAAATCTGTTGCTTTCTGCTGTCACAGAGTAAGATTATCTAGAGCAACAAAATACAATTAGTTAAGGGAGATGAAGCTAAATTACTGTATTCCCATTGCGCTTGAACAAGACCAATTTCTGGATTGTGTATGAGATAAGGAACGGTTCGGTGGAGGTAGTCAGGGTCAGGTTGGAAATCAGCATCAAAGATGGCAACGAATTCGCATTCCTTGACATAGCTGTGTTTCAAACCTTCTTTAAGACCTCCAGCTTTATACCCATTTCGATTAGCTCTAGTTTCGTATTTGATGTTTATTCCTTCATTTTCCCATTTTTGACATTCTATCTGAACCAAATCCTGTAGGAAAATTCCCGACAACACCAAATTTGTCAACATAAGTTGGGTGTATTCCACCATGAATAATTGAATACAATCAAAATCAAGACCTTGATGAGAGGATCAGTTGAATCATCGAGGACTTGGACTATGATTCTGTCAGACGGCCATGAAAGACGACAGGCGGCTCCTATTGACAGCTTGTACACCTGCAAGCAGCTGTTTTGTTAAGTCTTAAGTTTGAAGCCGCCTTTCTTTAGTGGAAATTTGCATATTACATAGAATTATTTATCGCAGTCACATCAAGAGTAAGCATAATTAGTGAATATTCTCCCTTTAAAATAGATTATGCTGCCGTAAATTGGTGGTGGGTGGAGATGAGAGGAAGAAACTCTAGAATTCAGTCTGATGCCTGTCACTATCTGCTGTTGGTTTTGAAATTACTGTCAATCTCAGCTAGCTTAATCAATTCTAGGAGTTATAGAAGAAACTATCTGGAAACTGTCAAGGCATTTAAAAAAGTAACTGACAGAACATAATCGAATTGCTTGTAGAAAGAACGTACCTTTCTTTCATTGTACATGGGTATCTGAACTAGCACCATCGGATATTCTGATGAACACTTCTGTACCTCACCTTGTTCTTCAATGTTGTCTTCCACTGTTTTAACCGCTTCGAATTTGTATCGCTTTTCTGGTTTAAACCCGGAAAGCATCATGTAATAAACTATGACTGACATATATAGTCGTTCAAAGAACACCATGACTACCATGACTGAACACAAGTAGACTGATACTGTCAAGCCTGGAACAATAATTGAGCTTCTTATTacattccatatcaacccaagTTCTTGAATCACTTCGTCTTTCGCCAACTTTAGTAACGTTTCATGAACAAAGCTGGTAATCAATGGAGCCCAATCATCAAAGATCACTTTCCTAAAACCCTCCATTTCTGTCTGTGTACTAAATTCAGCAAGAGCAGAAAACCCACCGACTCATTTCTTGAGGTTTCGAAACAGATTTTAATAGAAAGAACAGTTCTAGagaagattagttgatgtaaTCAACTAACGAAAATGAATGAATCAATCATTTTAATTGGATTATTGATATTATATTTAATTTGTTGAGCCAAGCCGAAGCCAGGTAATTATACTTTTCATATGCAGTTGATGCTAACTGCCATCAACAGCCGGTCAGCAGAAAGCTTAGCTGTTAAGAGAAAGAAAAAGTATAGAATGAGAGGATCTGGAAAAAAGATGCCAACTCCCCTTCATATCCTCCATTCctcctcttctttcttctcttcaaGCAAAGCCCAAGCCCAAACATTCACTAGATCAAGAATCTCAGCAGCACCACTGATGATAACTGATAACCTACTGAATCTAACACTCTCTTACTTCGGTTCCGCTGGGGAATACCACCACCGTCTTATTCGCCGTCCCCGGTGCATTTGCGCCAAAAACATTTAACTGGATTGGTGGTGCTGAAGATGATATGCTTGAAGCTCTCGTAATCTGATGGAGCTGATGATTTCGGTGAGAttttttagtaattttttctgtatttttttctTGTTATGAGAGTAGGGTTCTTGAATTGAATGAGATTTTGGATTATGATAGCCATGTCTTTGTAAGAAATCCTCAAGTTTTTGCTGTTGAATTTTTGAATCGATTGGTTATGAGAAATCAATGAAATCTATGTCAAAATTTGCTGCTCCAAATGCTTAGACTTAGTTGTAAGATTAGATTGGTTGTATCTTTTTAGTTGTGATATATTGAGCCAAGCCATGTGCGATTCACTGTGAAATTTCATTATGTTTGATGTAGCATTTTTCAGGAATTTGTGGTTCAATTAGGTAGGTGTAATAGTACTGTTTTTCGTAAACGGAAGATACAATGAAGAAGTTTATAGAAAGAATGATATCAATTGATTTTTCCTGTACAATTCGATTCGTAGTTGAAAGAATCATGATATTACagtatagggtttagagtttccTACCCTTTTGAAACTTCACTATGTTGTCACTGTAtagattacaaatgatgagactGATGTGTATTCGTAGAATGATTCATTGCCCGATGCTAATAATAGGTGGGTTGGGTGCCAACATAACCTAGTCCACAAATGAAGAAGGCACTTGATTGTACATACAAGTATATGTATTTCCCAGACTTTGCGATTGCTAGGTCATAACATGCACAAAAAAAGATGAACCCTCCCATGCAAAGCTCCATCAAGTAGATTCTattagaaagtaaaaaaaaaaagaaaataattagtCATGCACGTGTTTCCATAAATTGCTATCTGACCGAATGAATTTTGTTAAACTGGTTTACCCTAGACTTCTGAAAATAAATTGTTTCAATCTTACTTGTTTTGAACTTTTGATAGTTCACTGTGGTATACCTGTATCTAAATTGATCTAATGAAGCCACTTAGAAAGAAATGCCTTACTGTTTACACTGACCAAATTTCTAGAAGTTTGGCTTGTCTTTGTGTTACAGAAGACCGCTTCCTAATCTTAAGAAGTTGTGCGAATTGTAGATCATGGACAATCTAAACATAGTGTTGTTCGGATGAAACATTGAGGAACTTGGATTTGAGTAAGTGTTTCTACCTTTCTAGCAAAGGAGGTTTCCGTGATAATTTGATTGGTAAACTGTTGGAGTCATTAGAATTGAGTAGGGTGTCTCCTATTTTCTCTGTCACCACCCATTCGCTTGCTCTCTTTCTATCTAGCAAACCGATAAGTATCGCTTTGATTCGAGTCATAGACATGACAGTTTCAAGCGAAATCCAGAAAGCAAGTAGGTGGATAGACCTGCACAAtgtagaaaaaaaagaaaaaactcttaTGTTCCACAGGGAGCACTGGAGAGGGTTTGGGCATCATGACATAC encodes the following:
- the LOC113307736 gene encoding probable glucomannan 4-beta-mannosyltransferase 11 → MEGFRKVIFDDWAPLITSFVHETLLKLAKDEVIQELGLIWNVIRSSIIVPGLTVSVYLCSVMVVMVFFERLYMSVIVYYMMLSGFKPEKRYKFEAVKTVEDNIEEQGEVQKCSSEYPMVLVQIPMYNERKVYKLSIGAACRLSWPSDRIIVQVLDDSTDPLIKDLVQIECQKWENEGINIKYETRANRNGYKAGGLKEGLKHSYVKECEFVAIFDADFQPDPDYLHRTVPYLIHNPEIGLVQAQWEYTNSHECIMTRIQELSLNFHFKVEQEVGSYAYAFFSFNGTAGVWRLAAINEAGGWNARTTTEDLDLSLRASLQGWKFVYISDIKVKCELPSTYKALRYQQHRWSCGPANLFRKMVMDIIRNKRISFWRKIYVIYNFFLVRKMVTHIISFTYFCVIIPMCVMFPEVDIPKWSAVYIPTTIMLLNIIETPRSIHLLVFWILLENVLSMTRIKAIYIGLLDRKRANEWVVTEKLGEALLISEDSNSLPIKASRKLPLLERIYLMELCMGTFLFFCAFYDLAITKSGKYIYLYLQGSAFLICGLGYVGTQPPYD